A portion of the Elephas maximus indicus isolate mEleMax1 chromosome 13, mEleMax1 primary haplotype, whole genome shotgun sequence genome contains these proteins:
- the PARP6 gene encoding protein mono-ADP-ribosyltransferase PARP6 isoform X8, giving the protein MDIKGQFWNDDDSEGDNESEEFLYGVQGSCAADLYRHPQLDADIEAVKEIYSENSVSIREYGTIDDVDIDLHINISFLDEEVSTAWKVLRTEPIVLRLRFSLSQYLDGPEPSIEVFQPSNKEGFGLGLQLKKILGMFTSQQWKHLSNDFLKTQQEKRHSWFKASGTIKKFRAGLSIFSPIPKSPSFPIIQDSMLKGKLGVPELRVGRLMNRSISCTMKNPKVEVFGYPPSPQAGLLCPQHVGLPPPARTSPLVSGHCKNIPTLEYGFLVQIMKYAEQRIPTLNEYCVVCDEQHVFQNGSMLKPAVCTRELCVFSFYTLGVMSGAAEEVATGAEVWKRQRWLGNWDQEKKVVDLLVAMCRAALESPRKSIIFEPYPSVVDPTDPKTLAFNPKKKNYERLQKALDSVMSIREMTQGSYLEIKKQMDKLDPLAHPLLQWIISSNRSHIVKLPLSRQLKFMHTSHQFLLLSSPPAKEARFRTAKKLYGSTFAFHGSHIENWHSILRNGLVNASYTKLQEWEKDSTGCPPRMSWSRDTTG; this is encoded by the exons ATG GACATCAAAGGCCAGTTCTGGAATGATGATGATTCGGAAGGAGATAATGAATCAGAGGAATTTCTCTACGGAGTTCAG GGAAGCTGTGCAGCCGACCTGTATCGACACCCACAACTCGATGCAGATATTGAAGCCGTGAAGGAGATCTACAGTGAGAACTCTGTATCCATCAG AGAATATGGAACTATCGATGACGTGGACATTGACCTCCACATCAACATCAGCTTCCTCGAT GAGGAAGTCTCTACAGCCTGGAAGGTCCTTCGGACAGAACCTATCGTGTTAAGGCTGCGATTCTCTCTCTCCCAGTACCTTGATGGACCAG AACCGTCAATTGAGGTTTTCCAGCCATCGAATAAGGAAGGGTTTGGGCTGGGTCTTCAGTTGAAAAA GATCCTGGGCATGTTCACATCCCAACAATGGAAACATCTCAGCAACGATTTTTTGAAGACCCagcaggagaagagacacagttgGTTCAAGGCAAGTGGTACCATCAAGAAGTTCCGAGCTGGCCTCAGCATCTTCTCACCCATCCCCAA GTCTCCCAGTTTTCCTATCATACAGGACTCCATGCTGAAAGGCAAACTGGGTGTACCAGAGCTTCGGGTTGGACGCCTCATGAACCGTTCCATCTCCTGCACCATGAAGAACCCCAAAGTGGAGGTGTTTGGCTACCCTCCCAGCCCCCAGGCAGGTCTCCTGTGCCCCCAGCACGTGGGCCTCCCTCCCCCAGCACGGACCTCTCCTTTG GTCAGTGGTCACTGCAAGAACATTCCCACTCTGGAATATGGATTCCTCGTTCAG ATAATGAAGTATGCAGAGCAGAGGATTCCGACCCTGAATGAGTACTGTGTGGTGTGTGATGAGCAGCACGTCTTCCAGAATGGCTCCATGCTCAAG CCAGCTGTCTGTACTCGTGAACTGTGTGTTTTCTCTTTCTACACACTGGGAGTCATGTCTGGAGCTGCAGAGGAGGTGGCCACTGGAGCAGAGGTTTGGAAGAGGCAAAGGTGGCTGGGGAATTGGGATcaagaaaaaaag GTGGTAGACCTGCTGGTGGCCATGTGCAGGGCAGCTTTGGAGTCCCCTAGGAAGAGCATCATTTTTGAGCCTTATCCCTCCGTGGTGGATCCTACTGATCCCAAGACGCTGGCCTTTAACCCTAAG AAGAAGAATTATGAGCGACTTCAGAAAGCTCTGGATAGTGTGATGTCCATCCGGGAGATGACCCAG GGCTCGTACTTGGAAATCAAGAAGCAGATGGACAAGCTGGATCCCCTGGCCCATCCTCTTCTGCAGTG gATCATCTCTAGCAACAGGTCACACATTGTCAAACTACCTCTCAGCAGG CAGCTGAAGTTCATGCACACCTCACACCAGTTCCTCCTGCTGAGCAGCCCTCCTGCCAAGGAGGCTCGGTTCCGGACCGCCAAGAAGCTCTACGGCAGCACCTTTGCCTTCCA TGGGTCCCACATTGAGAACTGGCATTCGATCCTGCGCAACGGGCTGGTCAATGCATCCTACACCAAATTGCAG